ATGGCGGTGAAGGCGAGCGCGACTCCCTGCACGACCGGCAGGTCGTGCTGGTTGGTGGCGTTGACGACGGTGGTGCCGAGGCCGGGCAGGGTGAAGACGTTCTCTATGAGGATCGTGCCGGGGATGAAGGTGATCATCGTGAGGCCGAAGGTGGTCACCACCGGCAACCCGCAACTGCGCAGCGCGTGCTTCCAGATGATGGCGGAGGGCCCGATCCCGCAGGCGCGCAGCGTTCGGATGTAGTCGAGCCCGAGGGTGGTGAGCATCGCGTCGCGGGTGACCTTGGCGATGAAGGCGACACCGCCGATGGACAGGGCGACCACGGGCAGGACGAGGCCGGCCGCCCACTGGCCGGGGGACTCGGCGAACGGGGTGTAGCCGGTGGCGGGGAAGACGGCGAACTTGACGGCGAACAGGGCCACGAGCAGCAGGGCGATCCAGAAGTTGGGCAGTGCGCCGCCCAGCAGGGACACCACGTCGACCAGGCGGCGGCTGAACCTGCCGCGTGTCGCGCTGTGGACGCCGAGCAACACGCCCACCAGGGCCGCGAGCCCGGTTCCGCCGATCACCAACGCCAGGGTCACCGGCAGCCGTTGGCCGATCAGCCCGAGCACGGACTCGTCGGTGAACAGTGAGGTGCCGAAGTCACCGTGCAGCACACCGCGCAGGTAGAGGCCGTACTGTGCGATGACCGGCTGGTCGAGGTGGAGTGCGGCCCGCAGCGCGTCGTACTGCTCCTGCGTCGCGTTGAGACCGAGGAGTGTGCGTGCCGGGTTGCCCGGCACGAACGACTCCAGGAGGAAGGTGATCGCGGAGACGACGACCAACAGGGGGACGGACAGGGCGAGTCTACGAACAATGATCGGCAGCATCGGTCCTCGTCACCGGGAGGTCCACAGGGTGTTGGAGGTCGCGAAGGCGGTGCCCGGGACGAACTTCACGCCCTTGAGCTTCGCGTTGTACATGATGATCGTGTCGGAGCCGGACACCGGCAGGGCGAGCGCCTTGCGGGTGATCACCTCGGTGAGGGCCTGCGCGGCCGCTCCGGCGGACTGCTTGTCGGAGGCGGCGAGCTTGGTGAACGCGGCGTCGACGTCGGCGTCCTGGACGGCGAAGACGTTCATGATGCCGGTCTTGGTGAACCCCGCCTGCTGGGCGTAGAAGTTCTCGTCGCCGCCCTGGCCCGGTGAGAGCACGGTGGCCGCGTACTTCCTGGTCAGCAGGTCATTGATCCAGCCGCCGAGGTTGGTGGCGGCGGTCAGCTTCAAGTGGACGCCCACCTTGGCGAGTTGGTCCTGTACGGCCTGGACGAGCTTGCTGGTGGAGGGGTCGAAGGAGCCGTAGTTGACGGGGATGGTGAGCCCGCCGGAGTAACCGGCCGCCGCCAGCAGCTGCTTGGCCTTGGCGGGGTCGTAGTCGTACATCTTCGCGGCCTTGGGGCTGTAGCCGTCGTATCCGGGCATCGCCGGCTGTTCCACAGGGGTCCCGTAGTCGCCGTAGACCGCCTTCGTGATCGCCACCCGGTCGACGGCGTAGTTCAGTGCCTGGCGGACCCGTTCGTCGGCCAGGCCCTTGACGACGGTGCCGTCGCGGTCGAGGAGGAACAGACCGGCCCAGGTGGTGGGCTTCTTGAGGGTCGTGAGCGAGGAGTCGCCGGCGATGGAGGGGGCCACGTCCGGGGAGCCGTACATGAAGTCGATCTGTCCCGACTTCAGAGCCTGCACTTCGGAGTTGATGTTCGGGATGACCCGGACGGTGATCTTCTTGAAGTGGATGGCGCTCTGGTCGTAGAAGTTCTTGTTGGGCAGGTAGACGTAGTGGTCGCCGGAGACCGACTGGGCGGCGCTGTACACGTACGGGCCGGCGCCGAAGGTCGCCGAGGCCAGCTTCTTGGGGGTCTTCAGGCCCGCCGGGCTGATGACGGCACCGCCCAGGAAGGCGGGGGTGAACAGCGCCCCCATGTCCGGGTTGGGCGTGGGGCTCTTGATCACCACCGTGGAGCCGTCGGGCGCGGAGAAGGCCAGGGGGCGGTAGTACGAGGCGGCGGGGCCGCTGCCCTTCTGGATGTACTTCAGCGAGGCCACGACGTCGGCGGCGGTGATGGGGGTGCCGTCGGCGAACTTCACGCCGCTGCGCAGCTGGAGCTTGAACTCGGTGTTGCCGTTGCCGACGTAGCCCCACTTGTCGGCGAGACCGGGCGCGAGGGCGCCGTCGGCGCTGCGGGTCAGCAGCGAGGCGTAGGCCGGGTCGAGGTAGTTCACGAAGGGGCCGGTGGCTATCTGGGCCGGGTCCAGGCTGTTGGGCGCCGAGGACATGCCGATCGTCAGCGTGGCCGAACCGGAGCTGCCGGTGCCGGTGCCGTTCCCACCGCCGCAGGCGGCGAGCGTGAGCGCCGCGACCGCTCCGATCGAGGCGTGGAGGACGGTTCTTCTCTTCATCGAGTGCTCCGTGGTGTCGGGAGGGGTGCGGCTCGGCGCATCGCTGCTCGGAGGTGGGGTCGACGCGGGTCCCGGCGCCGGCCGAAGGCTGTGGACGCTGTCCGCGGCCCGGGCCGGTCTTCTGTGCGCCCGGACCTCTGTCGTCTTCGGGGATCGGGGAGTGCCGCCCGAAGGTGATGGCTTGCACGTTTCACTTACACGTTTAATCCGGTGCCGGGTAACGTAACCGTGTCGCCCGCATTGCGCAAGGGGTTCAGAGGCGACGATTCCGGCGGACCTCGGACACCCGTGGCGGCGTCAGGCGGAGGCCCGCACCAGCACCCAGAGCGCGTCCCGCAGCGGATCGACGGGAATCCGACCCCCGTCGAGGGCCACGACGACGCGCCGGGCCAACTCACGCGCGAGCGCGTCGGTGTCGCGGACGACCGTGGTGAGCGGCGGCTGCGCCAGTGCCGCAGCGGGGGTGCCGTCGACGCCGATCACGGCCATGTCGTCCGGGACCCGCAGATCCAGGGACCGCAGTCCGACCAGCACGGACAGGGCGACGGCGTCGTTGAAGGCACAGATGCCCGTCACCGGGGGCGTCGCGGAACGCCATGCCCGCACCGCCTCCATGGCGCCCTCCGGCGCGAAGGGGACGACGCGGGCATCGGGCTCCGGGAGGCCGAGTTCGGCACACACCTTGCGCACACCGTCCAGCCGCGACCTGGCCAGCGCGCCCAGGCCGGGCAGATCCGGGCAGGCGTAGCCGAGCCGGCGGTGCGCGGCGGCGAGGTGCCGGGCCTGCGCCGCTCCGATCGGCTCCTCCGAGACGA
Above is a window of Streptomyces griseorubiginosus DNA encoding:
- a CDS encoding ABC transporter permease; translated protein: MLPIIVRRLALSVPLLVVVSAITFLLESFVPGNPARTLLGLNATQEQYDALRAALHLDQPVIAQYGLYLRGVLHGDFGTSLFTDESVLGLIGQRLPVTLALVIGGTGLAALVGVLLGVHSATRGRFSRRLVDVVSLLGGALPNFWIALLLVALFAVKFAVFPATGYTPFAESPGQWAAGLVLPVVALSIGGVAFIAKVTRDAMLTTLGLDYIRTLRACGIGPSAIIWKHALRSCGLPVVTTFGLTMITFIPGTILIENVFTLPGLGTTVVNATNQHDLPVVQGVALAFTAMVIVVNLLVDVLYGLLNPKVRTE
- a CDS encoding ABC transporter substrate-binding protein — protein: MKRRTVLHASIGAVAALTLAACGGGNGTGTGSSGSATLTIGMSSAPNSLDPAQIATGPFVNYLDPAYASLLTRSADGALAPGLADKWGYVGNGNTEFKLQLRSGVKFADGTPITAADVVASLKYIQKGSGPAASYYRPLAFSAPDGSTVVIKSPTPNPDMGALFTPAFLGGAVISPAGLKTPKKLASATFGAGPYVYSAAQSVSGDHYVYLPNKNFYDQSAIHFKKITVRVIPNINSEVQALKSGQIDFMYGSPDVAPSIAGDSSLTTLKKPTTWAGLFLLDRDGTVVKGLADERVRQALNYAVDRVAITKAVYGDYGTPVEQPAMPGYDGYSPKAAKMYDYDPAKAKQLLAAAGYSGGLTIPVNYGSFDPSTSKLVQAVQDQLAKVGVHLKLTAATNLGGWINDLLTRKYAATVLSPGQGGDENFYAQQAGFTKTGIMNVFAVQDADVDAAFTKLAASDKQSAGAAAQALTEVITRKALALPVSGSDTIIMYNAKLKGVKFVPGTAFATSNTLWTSR
- a CDS encoding LacI family DNA-binding transcriptional regulator is translated as MSEASRPRRVTGADVAREAGVSRATVSYVLNDTASQKISETTRLRVLEVVARLGYAPSASARSLRKGRSDIVLGLLPDWPIEHVLGRLVQRLTSAFAEHGLTFLVYSAAQPARPVREIWKALTPAAVLALDEFPESESDAMRSAGIDVVMAVHGSPHGRSRPPLVSEEPIGAAQARHLAAAHRRLGYACPDLPGLGALARSRLDGVRKVCAELGLPEPDARVVPFAPEGAMEAVRAWRSATPPVTGICAFNDAVALSVLVGLRSLDLRVPDDMAVIGVDGTPAAALAQPPLTTVVRDTDALARELARRVVVALDGGRIPVDPLRDALWVLVRASA